The Salvelinus fontinalis isolate EN_2023a unplaced genomic scaffold, ASM2944872v1 scaffold_0754, whole genome shotgun sequence genome includes the window gatgtagtaaaactcttcccacattgaccacagctataagatttctcgcctgtgtgtattctctggtgcactgtgaGCTGGTCAGAtttaacaaaactcttcccacattgatcacagctataaagttcatctcctgtgtgtgttctctggtgtaaagtcagatagccagaagtagtaaaactcttcccacattgaccacagctataagatttctctcctgtgtgtgttctctggtgtaaagtcagagagccagatgtagtaaaactcctcccacattgatcacagctataaggtttctctcctgtgtgtgttctctggtgtactgtcagatcactagattgacaaaaactcttcccacattgatcacagctatacggtttcactcctgtgtgtgttctctggtgcactgtcagatagccagaagtagtgaaactcttcccacattgatcacagctacaaggtttctctcctgtgtgtgttctctggtgtatagtcagattgctagatgtaacaaaactcttcccacattgatcacaactataaggtttctctcctgtgtgtgttctctggtgtatagtcagattgctagatgtaacaaaactcttcccacattgatcacagctataaggtttatctcctgtgtgtattctctggtgtactgtcagagagccagatgtagtaaaactcttcccacattgatcacagctattagatttctctcctgtgtggatcctttgatgaattttaatgcctgatgaggtgaatctcttcccacagtcagagcagcagtgagttctcttccctgtggatctctgcaggtgtttattgaggcgttctgatctggagagactcttctctgcctcgtcagcatcatgaggttgttgatgctccccagaggatccacgatagtcccgtatctctcctgtgtgaacaacaaagtcagatgattaaaggcccacaacagtggaaatccactgtaaaaggtgatgccaacagcgtagccatgatgttgtacaacaattgatttctgtaatgaatgttaaaattatttgacaattgtcttaaaatgagcaagaatagtcatattttagtagtaacatcgatgattgtagactagaaataagttattcatgttgttgaaactctaagcagtgtgccagacgacttttggtctccaatataggcccctttctgtgtttaataaaattgcggCACAAGGGCGATGCGcacacaatttgattgcagaaacacctccctgctaatgaggaaaccgatagtaatggatgtagtatatctgctaatgaggaaaccacaagttatggatgtagtatatctgcctggagcaaaaatggtgagcaaagattttagtttttcacaatgtattctgaatgtgaatagGGGAAAACTCGGGGTAGTAACCTCTATTTCCAGGTTGATTATGagtacatttcacactactttggattataattgtaaggctcgtttgaatgtcctgcttaatataaatgtgtgctacagtattaagaattatgtgtaattattgaataACTGCCTTAATGACAGTATACATTTGGGTGTTGCTAATAAAGTTAAGATTtctttgtatttcacctttatttaaccaggtaggccagtcgaGAACAAGTTCTATTTTACaagtgcgacctggccaagataaagcaaagcagtgcgacaaaaaaaagAGTTACATACacttgggataaacaaacgtacagtcaataacacaatagaaaaatatatatacagtgtgtgcaaatggagtaaggaggtaaggcaataaataggccatagtatcaaagtaattacaatttagcatattaacactggagtgatagatgtgcagatgatgatgtgcaagtagaattactggtgtgcaaaagagcaaaaaaagtaaataaaaacacgGGGATGAGGTAtgcagttggatgggctatttacagatgggctatgtacagctgcagcgatcggtaagctgctcagatagctgatgcttaaagttagtgagggagatgtatgtctccaacttcagcaatttttgcactttgttccagtcattggcagcagagaactggaaggaaaggtggccaaagtaggtgttggctttgtggatgaccagtgagatatacttcctggagcgcgtgctatgggtgggtgttgctatggtgaccagtgatctgAGTTAAGGcggcctagcaaagacttataccTGGAGCTAgttggtttggcgacgaatatgtagcgagtgccagccgacgagagcatacaggtcctggtggtgggtggtatatggggctttggtgacaaaacggatggcactgtgatggactgcatccagtttgctgagtagagtgttggaggctattttatagatgacatcactgaagtcaaggatcggtaggatggtcagtttttacgagggtatgtttggcagtgtgagtgaaggaggctttcttgcgaaataggaagccaattctagatttaattttggattggaaatgcttaatattagtctggaaggagagtttacagtctagccagacacctagatatttatagttgtccacatattctaagtcagaaccgtccagagtagtggtgctagtcgggcgggtgtgggcagcgatcggttgttgATTGATCGGTTGTTCTTATCGGCTGTTGAGTCTgatgataagaatacggtgattgacaaagtcaaaagccttggccaggtcgatgaagacagctgcacagtactgtcttttattgatggaggttatgatattgtttagtaccttgagcgtggatgaggtgcacccgtgaccagctcggaaaccggatttcACAGCgaagaaggtacagtgggattcgaaatggtcagtgatcttgtttgttaacttggctttcgaagactttagaagggcagggcaggatggatataggtctgtaacagtttgggtctagagtgtcacaccctttggagagggggatgaccacggcagctttacaatctttaggaatctcggacgatacgaaagagaggttgaacagactatatatatatatatatgtatatatatctatatgtatATACCTTAAtataaggcacatgatagccagcTTGGAGGTTTCCAaaaggcattcaggccaaagagttcaatcttggtttcatcagaccagagaatcttgtttctcatcgtctgagagtcctttaggtgcctttttggcaaactccaagcgggctgttaggtgccttttactgaggagtggcttccgtctggccactctaccacaaatgcctgattggtggagtgctgcagagatggttgtccttccggaaggttctcccatctcaacagaggaactctagagctctgtcagagtaaccatcgcgttcttggtcacctccctgacaaaggcccttctcccccgattgtgtAGTTTGGCCGGGTGGTCATCTTCAGGCTACTtgaccaggtaaaaccctttccagactgggagcattggaaaggcttttctcctCTGTATCCTCTCATGAGCTATAAGGTACGCCATTCGTGAAAATCTATTTTTTCACTGGGAGCAGAAaatgcttttctcctgtgtgtattctctcatgcctttTCAGGTTAGTTAACATAGTACAACTCTTTCTACACTGGGAACATtggtaaggcttttctcctgtgtgtatcctcTCATGAATTTGTAGGTCCCATAACTGAATAAAACTCATTCCACAGTGGGAACAgtggtaaggcttttctcctgtgtgtgtcctctcatgcaGTTTTAGGTTCCCTAACCAGCAAAAACTATTTTCACAGTGGGAGCAGTCTCGCTGGTTTGGGCGTCTCTGGGTCTGGTTCCCCTGAAGGACTCTTCCCGCTGTCAGAGTGAGAGTCTGGTTTCTCTCCTTGCAAAGACACACATAGTATGTCGTTAAACAGAGATCgaaatgaaacctccacatgataaaactgTCTTCCTATGAAGTTTAATCTAGACTATATCCCTCAATAAAAGAGCAGAACTGGTTGTCACAGAGTGGCTGTAGTGCTTTGTAGgctgggtaaatccatttgaattcaatacatttttgacagcatcccttttgatttaaaaaaatctgtttgACATGTTTGACTATGGAAGAAGTGGTAAGAAAGTGACTTCATGTAACTGAATGTAAAAACATTCATGagatatacattaccagtcaaaagagtggacacacctactcattcaagggttataattatttgttttaccattttatctacattgtagaataatcgtgaagaaatcaaaactatgaaataacacatatggaatcatgtagtaaccaaaaaaagtggtaaacaattcaaaatatattttagatttttcaaagtagcaaccctttgccttgatgacagctttgcacactcttggcattctctcaaccagcttcacctgaaatgcttttccaacagtcttgaaggagttcccaaatatgctgagcacttgttggctgctttccttcactctgtggtccaactcatcccaaaccatctcaattgggttgaggtcgggtgattgtgaaggccagataatctggtgcagcactccatcactctcctttttggtcaaataacccttacacagcctggaggtgtgttgggtcattgtcctgttgaaaaacaaatgatagtcccactaagcgcaaaccagatgggatggcgtatcgcttcagaatgctgtggtagccagacaggtgtgtgcctttccaaatcatgtcaatcaattgaatttaccacaggtggactccaatcaagttgtagaaacatctcaacaatgatcaatggaaacagtatgcacctgaggtcaatttcaagtctcatagcaaagggtctgaatacttatgtaaataaggtatttctgttttttatttttaataaatgtttaaaaaattctCCAAACctattttctctttgtcattacggggtattgtgtgtagactgatgaggatttttatttatttaatccattgtagaataaggctgtaacgtaacaaaatgtggaaagacttAAGTGACAAAAAAAGGGGGTTAAAGACTTAAAGACATGTAAAAAAAATAGATATAATTTTTTACATATCTTAGATATAAgaaagacacttcagaacaaacttcctttagatgttctgggggaaaCAATActactatggttactgttgttccatgttgtgaatgttatccaatgtgttactatggttactgttgttccatgttgtgaatgctatccaatgtgttactatggttactgttgttccatgttgtgaatgctatccaatgtgttactatggttactgttgttccatgttgtgaatgttatccaatgtgttactatggttactgttgttccatgttgtgaatgttatccaatgtgttactatggttagtgttgttccatgttgtgaatgctatccaatgtgttactatggttactggtGTTCTATGggttacagcagtatggacaaatATTTTTTGTTGATACTTCCATGGGTCTTAcagttcaaaatcaaatagcaaaatgatccttggtataacCTTCTTAAAACAGTACAATACaggggaagcccttcatgttgtttaaatcttcttaaaacaattccatatagcttagaagAACCTCCCCCTCAGACtgggcttagactgtaatgggttaaaactatctgagacttacattactctgagactagttatcctgggatcaaaaattactctgagactagttatcctgggatctaacattactctgagactagttatcctgggatctaacattactctgagactatttatcctgggatcttacattactctgagactagttatcctgggatcttacatcttacattactcagactagttatcctggggaatagttttaatacatttgcaaaaaatctaaacctgtttttgatttggcATTAAGGAgtattgtgatggcattatgggctattgtgatggcattatggggtattgtgtgtagattgatgaggattttaaaaaataataatcaattttaaaataatggGATGCACCGATATATCATTTTTGGCCAGTATTTTCCTTGCcccaaaaaacgataccgataaccgatatttaaaattttagcggccttttaacattctagtacagttaaaaagGTAAACATACacacggacgcagcggtctaagccactgcatctcagtgcaagaggtgtcactacagtccctggttccaatccaggctgtatcacaccaggccgtgattgggagacccATAGTAGTTGTCTATTATTGGTGTAGAGAGGAAGACATAGGAGAGGGATCCCACATGTGGATAGGAAGACACAAATTATCATTATTACTGGAAAATATTCATTTAAAATCCAGGTATTGAACAACTTtagctctctaggtcaagccagtaggctacagtagggtgtaactctctaggtcatgccagtaggttacagcaggttgtaactctctaggtcaagccagtaggttacagtaggttgtaactctctaggtcatgccagtagtctacagtaggttgtatctctctaggtcatgccagtaggctacagtaggttgtatctctctaggtcacgccagtaggctacagtaggttgtatctctctaggtcatgccagtaggcttcaataggttgtaactctctaggtcatgccagtaggctacagtaggttgtaactctctaggtcatgccagtaggctacagtaggttgtaactctctaggtcatgccagtagctacagtaggttgtaactctctaggtcatgccagtaggttacagtaggatgtatctctctaggtcatgccagtaggctacagtaggttgtatctctctaggtcatgccagtaggttacagtaggttgtaactctctaggtcatgccagtaagttacagtaggttgtatccaagtggaaacaattatcaacacaatgtggaaagtgtcaatttggtcaacaacaaaatgaatggcatatttgctacgtgaggtttacttgaaccaacagaagtttcgtaatgcttacgttgttatgtggacacgtgacataccgacaactttgataaaaacactataggagttgtctccagatcgctatgcatattcatgctagtagcttagcatctctctccattgaatacaggcggtgcatattcatgctagtagcttagcatctctctccattgaatacaggcggtgcatattcatgctagtagcttagcatctctctccattgaatacaggcagttgacgacaacaaccctcatagaatataaacaatagattacaataataagatgaatccaccaatccaaagaatggataggcgggagctagacaacccgcagtgccgctttgtggacaacgactccccttgttagggcggagagacatcttgtcagtatatccataatctttggtgtagccaacccaactctcgCATGGCACTATTGGGGGGCACGGTGTGCAGTAAATCATCACTACATGAAAATCACTACATGCCGTGCCCCCCAGTCTGCGGTCAgcagatagacccttctcaaatatatatgttaagtcactttttggaaacggaGAAAACAAGGGGTAGCTTGTTCTCTAgtcgtctgattctagacatatcagtcatcatcctgGGCCCTCCGTTGAAGAGGTATTGACGAGCCAACTACGAATACCCAAagttaaaaacacatttaaggcggtacttactggtgttaatcaaATCTCCtatttcctcctcttcatctttcaatgtgacagtaatctccccttccttcttcactccaaaaactacatcctcctcctctttcactctgaacgcgtcttcctcttctttcactgaaacgtctttctcttctttcactgtaacagcctcaccctctacttcttgttttactgtgacatcctcctcctctttcacgacaatgttcagccccagagcttctttctccgtccagcagacctcctcttctttaACAAGAGGGGAGAGGTTTAGTgagctcatgttcggggatgttagctagctagctatcattagcgactaggctagtgctaacttaaccagcgaactactatagctgactaataacaaataacgtaatattaaattaaataggttaacaagtagatacgacagaagtgtgtcTAACACACAGTAGCTTATATACACCGAAAGAGTATAAATAGCTTGAATatttcggctatgttggctagcaagctaccgaggtggttgacgagctgtttatgaagaaccgtccactagattttacgtcacgctggcagcgtcgcctgaaagacgcacatcgccgtctgctgactggaggggaaacgcagttgaggatcatattttattttcagacaaagattattgtaaatggatttcattaaataatactattatattgagacatacaaagacaggaatgtgttgattgattagtacgaataaaaaatgtttaccacagcatatttaaggcagtttcattaagttatactacatctaaattagcagctagctactgtaggtctatactgctcctacatggtgtaacaacacatcatatagatgtatataatgaacagactaggtctatactgctcctacacggtgtaacaataaatcatatagatgtatataatgaacagactaggtctatactgctccaacatggtgtaacaataaatcatatagatgtatataatgaacagactaggtctatactgctccaacatggtgtaacaatacatcatatagatgtatataatgaacagactaggtctatactgctcctacatggtgtaacaatatatcatgtagatgtatataatgaacagactaggtccatactgctcctagatggtgtaacaatacataatgtagatgtacactaccattcaaaagtttgaggtcacttgtttttgaaagaaaatcaatttttttcatttatttaactctttttgctttgtcattatggggtattgtgatgtcattatggggtattgtgtagattgatgaagggaaaaaatgatttaatccattttaggataaggctgtaccgtaacaaaatgtggaaaaggtgaaggggtctgaataatatCTGACTGCACTGTATATATAGGGCCAGTAGTTAGTgacatcacttcatgaaacagGAGGTACAAATATATAACATAGGTTCACAATATCAACATTCACTGTATCAAAATATAGGACCAAGCTGGAAGTGTAAACGCCAGCCCAGCCACAATCCTAGAGGttcactgatgatcaacctcctccttcacatctgactcctgatgatcaacctcctccttcaaatctgactcctgatgatcaacctcctccttca containing:
- the LOC129847192 gene encoding zinc finger protein ZFP2-like; translation: MSSLNLSPLVKEEEVCWTEKEALGLNIVVKEEEDVTVKQEVEGEAVTVKEEKDVSVKEEEDAFRVKEEEDVVFGVKKEGEITVTLKDEEEEIGDLINTREIRDYRGSSGEHQQPHDADEAEKSLSRSERLNKHLQRSTGKRTHCCSDCGKRFTSSGIKIHQRIHTGEKSNSCDQCGKSFTTSGSLTVHQRIHTGDKPYSCDQCGKSFVTSSNLTIHQRTHTGEKPYSCDQCGKSFVTSSNLTIHQRTHTGEKPCSCDQCGKSFTTSGYLTVHQRTHTGVKPYSCDQCGKSFCQSSDLTVHQRTHTGEKPYSCDQCGRSFTTSGSLTLHQRTHTGEKSYSCGQCGKSFTTSGYLTLHQRTHTGDELYSCDQCGKSFVKSDQLTVHQRIHTGEKSYSCGQCGKSFTTSGSLTVHQRTHTGEKPYSCDQCGKSFGQSGQLTAHQRTHTGEKPYSCGQCWKSFGQSSQLTLHQRTHTGEKSYSCDQCGKRYSGKRSLIKHQKIHEGVFS